In Chloroflexota bacterium, a genomic segment contains:
- a CDS encoding PH domain-containing protein, giving the protein MKKSPLPTAPGGWCYLMYEDIPRYDWSLKLILGAILAGTLVAGIVLLFVDVAGGLTMLGVTLLDALLFYFVAPRRYQIFNTKVRIVLGWPFGMDIPLSTIKEANPASRGDTFGYWGIRLATSSSGAMEIVRTKGWNVVISPSNREAFLERLNQSLKAVQDSQ; this is encoded by the coding sequence ATGAAGAAGAGTCCCTTGCCAACCGCGCCAGGCGGCTGGTGCTATCTGATGTACGAAGATATCCCCCGGTACGACTGGTCACTGAAGCTAATCCTGGGGGCCATTCTGGCGGGCACTCTCGTAGCAGGGATTGTGCTCCTCTTTGTTGATGTTGCAGGAGGCCTGACGATGCTTGGGGTGACTCTCCTGGATGCGCTGCTCTTTTACTTTGTTGCACCGCGGCGATACCAGATATTCAATACCAAGGTCAGAATAGTGCTGGGATGGCCGTTCGGTATGGACATTCCCCTATCCACCATAAAGGAGGCCAATCCGGCCTCCAGGGGGGACACCTTTGGCTATTGGGGCATCCGATTGGCTACCTCGTCGAGCGGTGCGATGGAGATCGTCCGCACGAAGGGCTGGAACGTCGTCATATCACCATCGAATAGAGAGGCTTTTCTGGAGCGTCTGAATCAATCGCTCAAGGCTGTACAGGACTCACAATAG
- a CDS encoding phosphatase PAP2 family protein, producing MDTLIIIAGEYLIAAVGLIGVVAALLSKGTVRTRIVKLAILSFPIAFLAAWVAGHLYYDTRPFVVEHVQPIIHHQPDNGFPSDHALYAMVTAAVVFAYHRKLGLFLGILGILIGIARVAAKGHHPVDIIGGVAIAITATGIAWLILRKVDRGFGRPDSDQS from the coding sequence GTGGATACACTGATAATAATTGCCGGCGAGTATCTTATCGCTGCCGTCGGTTTGATAGGCGTGGTCGCTGCACTCCTGTCAAAAGGAACGGTCCGAACCAGGATAGTAAAGCTGGCCATTCTCTCCTTCCCCATCGCCTTCCTGGCAGCATGGGTTGCCGGCCATCTTTACTATGATACCCGCCCCTTCGTAGTCGAACACGTCCAACCGATCATTCATCACCAGCCAGATAACGGCTTCCCCTCGGATCATGCCCTGTATGCGATGGTGACCGCGGCAGTGGTATTTGCCTATCACCGCAAGCTCGGGCTGTTCCTGGGAATACTGGGGATACTCATCGGCATTGCCAGGGTAGCGGCCAAAGGCCATCACCCTGTCGATATCATCGGAGGAGTTGCAATAGCGATCACCGCCACGGGCATAGCCTGGCTGATATTGAGGAAGGTGGATCGAGGTTTCGGTCGGCCAGACAGTGACCAGTCTTAG
- a CDS encoding DUF6159 family protein encodes MFGSIGRSWNLAKQSLGVVRKDPELMIFPIIAFIAGVVVAGILGGVGFATGAFGGSQSVSALGILFIFLFYFGTYFITIYFQVALVASVKLRLSGGNPTLGYGVREANKRLGAVLTWAVIAAIVGLLLRLLEGAARNNTKGWGRIVAQIAIGLVGMAWSLATFFVIPVIAYEGVGSFEAIKRSVGVIKRSWGEAVVGQAGITLAMGLLALVVGAVFGITGILALTSGSTAGLAIGIVLISIAVLGVLFIVALSSTLQSIYTTALYEYATAGRTGDYFSRDTLAGAFKSGQSI; translated from the coding sequence GTGTTTGGATCGATAGGAAGAAGCTGGAACCTGGCCAAGCAGAGCCTGGGGGTCGTGCGCAAAGACCCGGAGTTGATGATCTTCCCCATCATCGCTTTCATTGCAGGTGTGGTGGTAGCAGGCATACTTGGGGGTGTGGGGTTCGCAACGGGCGCCTTTGGCGGCAGCCAGAGCGTATCTGCTCTTGGCATACTGTTCATCTTTTTGTTCTACTTCGGCACCTACTTTATCACCATCTATTTTCAGGTAGCGCTGGTGGCGTCGGTCAAGCTCCGTCTGTCAGGGGGTAACCCCACTCTTGGATACGGAGTCCGGGAAGCCAACAAACGTCTGGGGGCAGTCCTCACCTGGGCGGTTATTGCCGCCATCGTAGGCCTGCTGCTGCGCTTGCTGGAAGGAGCCGCCCGCAACAATACCAAAGGCTGGGGGCGAATCGTGGCTCAGATTGCCATCGGGTTGGTGGGAATGGCCTGGAGCCTGGCAACCTTCTTTGTAATACCCGTCATTGCCTACGAGGGGGTGGGCAGTTTCGAAGCCATAAAACGCTCGGTTGGCGTCATCAAGCGGAGCTGGGGTGAGGCGGTTGTCGGGCAGGCTGGCATAACGCTGGCGATGGGGCTTCTGGCCCTGGTTGTGGGCGCAGTGTTCGGGATAACCGGTATACTCGCTCTGACCAGCGGGAGCACCGCCGGACTGGCCATCGGCATAGTCCTCATCTCCATTGCTGTGCTTGGTGTGCTGTTCATTGTGGCCCTTTCATCCACTCTGCAGTCCATCTATACCACCGCATTGTACGAGTACGCCACTGCAGGCCGGACGGGAGACTACTTCTCCCGTGATACCCTTGCCGGAGCCTTCAAGTCAGGCCAGTCAATTTAA